The following are encoded together in the Mycolicibacterium arabiense genome:
- a CDS encoding MFS transporter yields the protein MSDSPTQDRTLVLWRCTVCAFFASFGMLLSTWAVHLPTLQQRADISTAQLGTVLMVLGAGSLLAMQFSGSLIDRVGSRAVAVVSGTAMALLLNVPLLAATLSQAVVGAFVFGVAVGAADVSMNAAAVDVEREYDRPIMAAFHGVFSIGTVAGSLLAAAGFSTGVDATIQTVAVAGLCACVVLGAALLTRRTDRGRSAPASKGDRDRPGPTAKRRRPSMRVFVLGMLAFLLLLAEGSAMDWSSLHAQRHLGASPTLGALAFGTFVTAMTIGRFSVDRIVSRVGSVRVVRWGSAAAALGLLIVTLSPALPVTLIGWLLLGLGLAGGVPQALTAAGNVGSEPGRALSRVVGLGYIGILSGPGIIGWVAEFTSLNIALVVPLCAAVACALIAGVVAVPLREDVQHQPS from the coding sequence ATGAGTGACTCCCCAACCCAGGATCGAACTCTGGTGCTCTGGCGCTGCACCGTCTGCGCGTTCTTCGCCTCATTCGGGATGCTGCTGTCGACCTGGGCCGTGCACCTTCCGACTCTGCAGCAGCGAGCCGACATCTCGACGGCCCAGCTGGGAACCGTCCTGATGGTCCTCGGCGCCGGATCCCTGCTCGCCATGCAGTTCAGTGGGTCGTTGATCGATCGCGTGGGGAGCCGGGCCGTGGCCGTGGTGTCAGGGACGGCCATGGCACTCCTGCTGAACGTTCCGCTTCTCGCGGCCACGCTCTCGCAGGCCGTCGTCGGAGCCTTCGTCTTCGGCGTCGCCGTCGGTGCAGCGGACGTATCGATGAATGCCGCGGCCGTCGACGTCGAACGCGAGTACGACCGCCCCATCATGGCGGCATTCCACGGTGTGTTCTCCATCGGCACCGTCGCCGGATCGTTGCTCGCCGCCGCCGGGTTCAGCACCGGGGTGGATGCGACGATCCAAACCGTGGCCGTCGCAGGCCTATGCGCGTGCGTCGTCCTGGGCGCGGCCTTGCTGACGCGCCGGACCGACCGGGGGCGCTCGGCCCCGGCGTCGAAAGGGGATCGAGACCGCCCTGGACCGACGGCCAAGAGGCGGCGGCCCTCCATGCGGGTGTTCGTCCTGGGCATGCTCGCGTTTCTGCTCCTACTGGCCGAGGGGTCTGCGATGGATTGGAGCAGTCTGCACGCTCAACGACATCTCGGCGCCTCCCCGACCTTGGGGGCACTGGCATTCGGGACGTTCGTGACGGCCATGACGATCGGACGGTTCAGTGTCGACCGAATCGTGTCGAGGGTGGGCTCGGTACGGGTCGTTCGGTGGGGCTCGGCGGCGGCAGCTCTCGGCCTACTGATCGTCACGCTGTCTCCCGCGCTGCCCGTCACTCTCATCGGGTGGTTGCTGCTGGGACTCGGGCTCGCCGGCGGCGTGCCGCAGGCATTGACCGCCGCCGGCAATGTCGGCAGCGAGCCGGGGCGGGCACTGTCGCGGGTCGTCGGCCTGGGATACATCGGCATCCTTTCCGGACCCGGAATCATCGGGTGGGTCGCGGAGTTCACCTCGCTCAACATCGCGCTCGTCGTGCCGCTGTGCGCGGCCGTCGCGTGTGCGCTCATCGCAGGTGTCGTAGCGGTCCCGCTCAGGGAGGACGTACAGCACCAGCCGTCTTGA
- the hisD gene encoding histidinol dehydrogenase: protein MSDTLKAPAAEVSTANKSNPRVVDTVAAVLADIRSGGDDAVRKYSEQFDRWSPEAFRLDDAQIARIVGDLPTTVIDDLTFVQRQVRNFAQAQRDSMLDVEIETLPGVRLGHKHVPVAASGAYVPGGRYPLTASAHMTVVTAKVAGVERVAATTPPNDGIAPPISVAAMHLAGADEIYVLGGVQAIGALALGTETIAPVNLLTGPGNAYVAEAKRQLFGEVGIDLFAGPTEVLIVADDTADPFVVAADLLSQAEHGPDSPCVLITTSERVGRETIAEVTRQLRNLPTASVASVSWRDHGEVRLVDTIDEAFALADRYASEHVQILTAEPRAALTGMRDYGALFLGEKTCVSFGDKAIGTNHVLPTLGAARYTGGLWVGKYLKTVTYQEIDDAQSSAELGRICGRAARLENFEGHARSADVRAAKYGGDTLPWSDHDLTAGQRATLA, encoded by the coding sequence GTGTCGGACACACTCAAGGCACCCGCCGCCGAAGTCTCGACGGCGAACAAGAGCAATCCTCGGGTGGTCGACACCGTCGCCGCGGTGCTCGCCGACATCCGTTCGGGCGGCGACGACGCGGTGCGCAAGTACTCCGAGCAGTTCGACCGCTGGTCACCGGAGGCGTTCCGCCTCGACGACGCCCAGATCGCGCGCATCGTGGGGGACCTGCCGACGACGGTCATCGACGACCTCACATTCGTACAACGTCAGGTGCGCAACTTCGCACAGGCACAACGTGACTCCATGCTCGACGTCGAGATCGAGACGCTGCCGGGCGTTCGCCTGGGCCACAAGCACGTGCCGGTGGCGGCCTCGGGCGCCTACGTTCCCGGTGGGCGCTATCCGCTGACGGCGTCAGCGCACATGACCGTCGTCACCGCCAAGGTCGCCGGGGTCGAGCGCGTGGCGGCTACCACGCCGCCCAACGACGGCATCGCCCCGCCGATCAGCGTGGCTGCCATGCACCTGGCCGGCGCCGACGAGATCTACGTCCTCGGTGGCGTGCAGGCAATCGGCGCACTGGCACTGGGCACGGAGACGATCGCGCCCGTCAACCTGCTCACTGGGCCTGGAAACGCCTACGTGGCAGAAGCCAAACGCCAGTTGTTCGGAGAAGTCGGCATCGACTTGTTCGCAGGCCCCACCGAGGTGCTGATCGTCGCGGACGACACCGCCGATCCATTCGTCGTCGCTGCGGACCTCCTGAGCCAGGCCGAACACGGCCCGGATTCGCCGTGCGTTCTGATCACCACCTCGGAGCGGGTCGGCCGCGAGACCATTGCGGAGGTGACGCGGCAGCTGCGCAATCTGCCCACCGCCTCCGTGGCGTCGGTGTCGTGGCGGGACCACGGCGAGGTTCGGCTCGTGGACACGATCGACGAGGCCTTCGCGCTGGCCGACCGGTACGCCAGCGAGCACGTGCAGATCCTGACGGCCGAACCGCGGGCGGCCCTCACCGGCATGCGCGACTACGGTGCGCTGTTCCTCGGCGAGAAGACGTGCGTATCGTTCGGCGACAAGGCGATCGGTACCAACCACGTGTTACCCACCCTCGGCGCCGCCCGGTACACGGGTGGACTGTGGGTCGGCAAGTACCTCAAGACCGTCACCTACCAGGAGATCGACGACGCCCAGTCCAGCGCGGAGCTGGGGCGCATCTGCGGGCGGGCGGCACGCTTGGAGAACTTCGAGGGACACGCGCGCTCCGCCGACGTTCGCGCGGCCAAGTATGGCGGCGACACGCTGCCGTGGTCCGATCACGACCTCACCGCCGGTCAGCGCGCAACGCTTGCCTGA
- a CDS encoding VOC family protein, whose translation MTRHDPPRLPTLRAVDHVAYTVPSLDEAIAFFVDHFGAELIFTDGPFADPTSDGMRRRLDVDPRAQCSLAMLRLGQHHNVELFEYTAPEQQSTPPRNSDVGGHHLAFYVDDIDAAFDYVRSIPGVVTQEGPNDVSPDAPVAGQRWFYFKTPWGMQMELTTCGGDGFYTGLPGAEMVAPTETWR comes from the coding sequence ATGACCCGACACGATCCGCCTCGGCTGCCCACTCTGCGCGCCGTCGACCACGTCGCCTACACCGTGCCGAGCCTCGACGAGGCCATAGCGTTCTTCGTCGACCACTTCGGCGCCGAGCTGATCTTCACCGACGGCCCCTTCGCGGACCCCACATCCGACGGAATGCGCAGGCGCCTCGACGTGGACCCACGCGCGCAGTGCTCACTGGCGATGCTCCGCCTCGGCCAGCACCACAACGTCGAACTGTTCGAATACACGGCGCCCGAACAACAGTCGACGCCGCCACGCAACAGCGACGTCGGCGGGCACCACCTCGCCTTCTACGTCGACGACATCGACGCCGCATTCGACTACGTCCGGTCGATTCCCGGTGTGGTCACGCAGGAGGGGCCGAACGACGTCAGCCCCGACGCTCCGGTCGCCGGACAGCGGTGGTTCTACTTCAAGACGCCCTGGGGCATGCAAATGGAGTTGACGACGTGCGGGGGCGACGGCTTCTACACCGGTCTGCCCGGCGCCGAGATGGTGGCGCCCACCGAGACCTGGAGATGA
- a CDS encoding aspartate ammonia-lyase: MSAPLMTAHLVDGPQATRVERDSLGSLDVPVDAYYGIHAARAVANFPISGVTLSAYPHFVSALAAVKEAAALANCELGLLDSRRSSAIVAACGEIRSGALHEHFVVDVIQGGAGTSTNMNANEVIANRASELLGGNRGDYDLVDPLEHVNRSQSTNDVYPTAIKVALQMHISDLHETLLGLASAFGTKAEEFASVLKMGRTQLQDAVPMTLGQEFGTYAVMVAEDAERLREAARLVSEVNLGGTAIGTGLNSHPGYAPLVCAKLNEITGLELSTAPDLIEATQDVGAFVQVSGVLKRTALKLSKICNDLRLLSSGPRSGLNEINLPAIQSGSSIMPGKVNPVIPEVVNQVAFEVVGNDVTISMAAEAGQLQLNAFEPIIAHSLFQSLTHLRAACQTLVDRCITGISANEARLHDSVINSIGVITALNPYIGYAASARVAKAALQSGRTIPDLVVEEGLLTAEQVTVLLMPESLVRPREMVSLGAATGIDQGKGAH, from the coding sequence ATGAGCGCGCCACTGATGACCGCCCACCTCGTCGACGGGCCTCAGGCGACGCGCGTAGAGCGGGACTCCCTTGGCTCGCTCGACGTGCCCGTCGACGCCTACTACGGCATCCACGCTGCGCGCGCAGTCGCCAACTTCCCCATCTCGGGTGTCACCCTCTCTGCCTACCCCCACTTCGTCTCTGCCTTGGCTGCGGTGAAAGAGGCGGCAGCGCTGGCGAACTGCGAACTGGGCTTGCTCGACAGCAGACGCAGCAGTGCGATCGTCGCCGCATGTGGCGAGATCCGCTCAGGCGCGCTGCACGAACACTTCGTCGTCGACGTCATCCAGGGAGGGGCGGGCACGTCGACGAACATGAACGCCAACGAGGTCATCGCCAACCGCGCCTCGGAGCTACTGGGAGGAAACCGCGGAGACTACGATCTCGTCGACCCCCTCGAGCACGTCAACAGAAGTCAGAGCACCAACGACGTGTATCCCACCGCCATCAAAGTGGCGCTGCAGATGCACATCAGCGACCTTCACGAAACCCTGCTCGGACTCGCCTCCGCCTTCGGCACGAAGGCCGAGGAGTTCGCGTCGGTCTTGAAGATGGGGCGAACGCAGCTACAGGACGCGGTACCAATGACTCTCGGTCAAGAGTTCGGTACGTACGCTGTCATGGTCGCCGAGGACGCCGAACGACTCCGCGAGGCTGCGCGCCTGGTCTCCGAGGTCAACCTCGGCGGTACCGCCATCGGAACGGGCCTCAACTCCCATCCCGGGTACGCCCCGCTCGTGTGTGCCAAGCTCAACGAGATCACGGGACTCGAACTGTCGACGGCTCCGGACCTCATCGAGGCGACGCAGGACGTGGGCGCGTTCGTGCAAGTGTCGGGTGTGCTCAAGCGGACGGCGCTGAAGCTGTCGAAGATATGCAATGACCTGCGCCTGCTTTCCTCGGGCCCGCGGTCGGGCTTGAACGAGATCAACCTTCCTGCAATACAATCGGGATCCAGCATCATGCCGGGAAAGGTCAACCCCGTCATACCCGAGGTCGTCAATCAGGTTGCCTTCGAAGTAGTCGGAAACGACGTCACCATCAGCATGGCCGCCGAAGCAGGACAGCTGCAGCTCAACGCCTTCGAACCGATCATCGCTCACAGCCTGTTCCAGTCGCTGACCCACCTACGGGCGGCCTGCCAGACTCTCGTCGACCGCTGCATCACGGGGATCAGTGCAAACGAAGCGCGACTGCATGATTCAGTCATCAACTCCATCGGCGTCATCACTGCCTTGAATCCCTACATCGGATACGCAGCCTCGGCCCGGGTGGCGAAGGCGGCGCTGCAGAGCGGTAGGACCATCCCCGACCTCGTCGTCGAGGAGGGGCTACTGACGGCGGAACAGGTCACCGTCTTGCTGATGCCAGAATCTCTGGTGAGGCCACGGGAGATGGTGTCGCTCGGCGCCGCCACCGGAATCGACCAAGGGAAGGGCGCCCACTGA
- a CDS encoding ThuA domain-containing protein, which translates to MTNVLYLYGGWPGHRPYNIAEWTRDLVGELGYDIEESHDIFTLDRDLTAYDLIILGWNNALTTEDLSDSQEDHLLEAVESGTGVAAWHGAAAAFRSSLRYHLMLGGDFLAHPGGEGYPHPYEVNVTNRDHPVTQGVNDFSVASEQYYMSTDPNNEVLAETTFDGSHLAWLDGLKSPVAWVRQWGEGRVFYHSIGHAPQDLAGADVRRLTKQGIAWAARR; encoded by the coding sequence ATGACCAACGTTCTCTACCTCTATGGCGGTTGGCCCGGGCATCGGCCGTACAACATCGCCGAATGGACTCGCGACCTCGTCGGTGAACTCGGGTACGACATCGAAGAGTCACACGACATCTTCACTCTCGATCGCGATCTCACCGCCTACGACCTGATCATCCTCGGCTGGAACAACGCGCTCACGACCGAAGACCTGTCCGACTCCCAGGAAGACCACCTACTCGAGGCCGTGGAGTCAGGGACGGGCGTAGCGGCATGGCACGGTGCAGCAGCGGCGTTCAGGTCCAGTTTGCGATACCACCTGATGCTGGGCGGTGACTTCCTCGCGCATCCGGGAGGGGAAGGGTATCCGCACCCGTACGAGGTCAACGTGACCAATCGCGACCACCCCGTGACCCAGGGCGTGAATGACTTCTCGGTGGCCTCCGAGCAGTACTACATGAGCACCGACCCCAACAACGAGGTGCTGGCCGAAACCACCTTCGACGGCTCGCACCTCGCCTGGCTCGACGGGCTCAAGAGCCCCGTGGCATGGGTCCGTCAGTGGGGTGAGGGGCGAGTGTTCTACCACTCGATCGGTCACGCGCCGCAGGATCTCGCCGGCGCAGACGTCCGCAGGCTGACCAAGCAGGGCATCGCCTGGGCGGCGCGCCGCTGA
- a CDS encoding APC family permease yields MLGTNGGRKSLSGDDAHLRVLGYEEKFDRKIGQWSNFALGFLYLSPMVGVLSMFTLALTTAGPPSILWLVIAAFGQLLVAMVFGEIVSQFPIAGGLYQWARRLWNGPYAWIMSWIYIAGIVVGCTTTAMFSADFVLALFNADSNISSTPLEKLVIATIVVLICLALNSTGSKTLATIAKVGLAAEVAGIVVVGLYLLTFARKNDFSVLFDTFGTGGSGDYASAFFTAAIIGLVLYYGFEACGEVAEETPNPSRTIPRSMVLTVVLGGGAALFSFIGYILAAPNLQQIVDGEVANPITAILTATFGTIGTKIFLVIALTSFLACVMGQQAAGSRLIFSFARDDMFPGSAIFKKISSRKVPVNSIVLVAFLPICLFVLLYFLPDALFRVAAFQMLAGYFAFQMVVFASLRARAKGWEPGGQWSLGKWGWPVGIGALVYGVFSMIVLARPNGDLSLPFYDRWIALIGFVVVAAVGLLYMWIAKPYQKSTAPEGDAIQIADLLRAHRAQHDAERLAEAAPVAEPTPDAQSRRTQETPPREPIASID; encoded by the coding sequence ATGTTGGGAACCAATGGTGGGAGGAAGTCGCTGTCAGGCGACGATGCCCACCTCCGCGTGCTGGGCTACGAGGAGAAGTTCGACCGCAAGATCGGCCAGTGGTCGAACTTCGCCCTCGGCTTCCTCTACCTGTCGCCGATGGTTGGCGTGCTGTCGATGTTCACATTGGCGCTCACCACGGCCGGTCCACCCTCGATTCTGTGGCTGGTGATCGCCGCCTTCGGCCAACTCCTCGTCGCGATGGTCTTCGGTGAGATCGTGTCGCAGTTCCCGATCGCCGGCGGTCTGTACCAGTGGGCTCGGCGCCTGTGGAACGGCCCGTACGCCTGGATCATGTCGTGGATCTACATCGCCGGGATCGTCGTCGGCTGCACCACGACCGCGATGTTCAGCGCCGACTTCGTGCTTGCGCTCTTCAACGCTGATTCGAACATCTCCTCGACTCCCTTGGAGAAGTTGGTCATCGCGACGATCGTCGTGTTGATCTGTTTGGCGCTGAACTCGACAGGGTCCAAGACGCTGGCGACGATCGCCAAAGTCGGTCTGGCCGCTGAGGTTGCCGGCATCGTGGTCGTGGGTCTCTACCTGCTCACCTTCGCGCGGAAGAACGACTTCTCGGTCCTATTCGACACGTTCGGCACGGGTGGCAGCGGCGACTACGCGAGCGCGTTCTTCACGGCCGCGATCATCGGTCTGGTGCTTTACTACGGTTTCGAGGCTTGTGGGGAAGTCGCAGAGGAAACGCCGAACCCCAGTAGGACCATCCCGCGGTCGATGGTGCTGACCGTGGTGCTCGGTGGAGGCGCTGCGCTGTTCTCCTTCATCGGGTACATCCTGGCTGCGCCCAACCTGCAGCAGATCGTCGACGGCGAGGTTGCCAATCCCATCACGGCCATTCTGACGGCGACGTTCGGCACGATCGGTACGAAGATCTTCCTCGTCATCGCCCTGACGTCGTTCCTTGCGTGTGTCATGGGTCAGCAGGCCGCGGGCAGCCGATTGATCTTCTCGTTCGCACGCGACGACATGTTCCCGGGGAGTGCGATATTCAAGAAGATCTCGAGCAGGAAGGTGCCCGTCAACTCGATCGTCCTCGTCGCGTTCCTTCCCATCTGTCTCTTCGTCTTGCTGTACTTCTTGCCGGATGCGCTCTTCCGGGTGGCGGCATTCCAGATGTTGGCCGGCTACTTCGCCTTCCAGATGGTCGTCTTCGCTTCGTTGCGTGCGCGAGCCAAGGGCTGGGAGCCCGGCGGTCAGTGGTCCCTCGGGAAGTGGGGCTGGCCGGTCGGCATCGGCGCACTCGTGTACGGAGTGTTCTCGATGATCGTTCTTGCGCGCCCCAACGGTGACTTGAGCCTGCCCTTCTACGATCGCTGGATCGCCTTGATCGGATTCGTCGTCGTCGCCGCGGTCGGGCTGCTCTACATGTGGATCGCCAAGCCGTACCAGAAGTCGACTGCGCCCGAGGGCGACGCCATCCAGATCGCCGATCTGCTGCGCGCGCATCGGGCCCAGCATGACGCTGAACGGTTGGCCGAAGCAGCACCCGTGGCTGAGCCCACGCCGGATGCTCAGTCACGTCGGACGCAGGAGACCCCGCCGCGGGAACCCATCGCCTCGATCGACTGA
- a CDS encoding mycofactocin-coupled SDR family oxidoreductase, producing the protein MGQLDGKVAFITGVARGQGRSHALALAREGADIIGLDLCGKPSTTAYAGATREDLEETARMVKEAGGQLHAEVADTRDYDQVKAVFDRGIDRFGRVDIVIPNAGICSGAKTWEISPQDWREMIDINLNGVFHTVKAAAPTLISQGDGGSIVFIGSTEALKGAENISSYAASKHGVTGLMTSLARELGQYRIRVNSVNPTCVDTHMINNDFVYGLFRPDLDKPTREDVIETFSGTHLLPVPWIEPRDVSSAILYLVTEPGRYITATSMVIDAGFIVKS; encoded by the coding sequence ATGGGACAGCTTGACGGCAAGGTCGCCTTCATCACGGGTGTCGCTCGGGGACAGGGGCGTTCACACGCACTCGCGCTGGCACGCGAAGGCGCCGACATCATCGGACTGGATCTATGCGGTAAGCCCTCTACGACGGCCTACGCGGGCGCCACCCGGGAAGACCTCGAAGAGACGGCTCGCATGGTGAAGGAAGCCGGCGGGCAGCTCCACGCCGAAGTGGCCGACACCCGCGACTACGACCAGGTGAAGGCCGTATTCGACCGCGGCATCGACCGTTTCGGCCGCGTGGACATCGTCATCCCCAATGCCGGTATCTGCTCGGGAGCCAAGACGTGGGAGATCAGTCCACAGGACTGGCGCGAGATGATCGACATCAACCTGAACGGCGTCTTCCACACCGTCAAGGCGGCGGCGCCCACGCTGATCTCGCAGGGCGACGGAGGAAGCATCGTCTTCATCGGATCGACCGAGGCGCTCAAGGGTGCCGAGAACATCTCGTCATACGCAGCGTCGAAGCACGGCGTCACGGGCCTGATGACGTCGTTGGCCCGGGAACTGGGGCAGTATCGGATCCGCGTGAACTCGGTGAATCCGACCTGCGTCGACACCCACATGATCAACAACGACTTCGTGTATGGCCTCTTCCGTCCCGATTTGGACAAGCCCACCCGCGAGGATGTCATCGAAACCTTTTCCGGCACACATCTTCTCCCGGTCCCATGGATCGAGCCGCGAGACGTGAGCAGTGCGATCCTGTATTTGGTCACCGAGCCCGGCCGCTACATCACGGCAACCTCGATGGTCATCGACGCGGGGTTCATAGTGAAGTCTTGA
- a CDS encoding LLM class flavin-dependent oxidoreductase, whose amino-acid sequence MPKLGFKIDARPTEDIPSLARSAERSGFDQFWVCEDLGLAGGVAQVSAALACTDRMEVGLGIAPAAVRNAMYLAMEFGALARLSNGRFHAGIGHGMPHWLTQVGQYPTSLMTCLREVTESVQALLQGGEVTFRGEHVRLDAVSLTHAPDSAPPLSLGVRGPRGIALAKQLGVGVILAEGSTPEYVAEVRKILGPGAQVTVFVWANLDPDDAFGGTDALASTVREALGKPHLAAQLGNLDRTDGGPDTIRRLTVSGDARTCRAAIDRLIECGANAVVLQPIHGQEEVQIELFGKHVLGQR is encoded by the coding sequence ATGCCGAAACTCGGATTCAAGATCGACGCCAGACCTACGGAGGACATTCCATCGCTCGCCCGGTCGGCGGAACGGTCGGGCTTCGACCAATTTTGGGTCTGCGAGGACCTGGGGCTTGCTGGAGGCGTAGCGCAGGTGTCGGCCGCCTTGGCGTGCACCGACCGCATGGAAGTCGGCCTGGGCATTGCTCCTGCGGCAGTTCGCAATGCGATGTATCTCGCGATGGAGTTCGGTGCGCTCGCGCGGTTGTCGAACGGCCGCTTCCACGCGGGTATCGGGCACGGTATGCCGCACTGGCTTACTCAGGTCGGCCAGTACCCGACGAGCCTGATGACCTGTCTGCGTGAAGTCACCGAGTCGGTCCAGGCCCTTCTGCAGGGCGGCGAAGTCACCTTCCGCGGTGAGCACGTACGGCTCGACGCCGTCTCGCTCACTCACGCACCCGATTCGGCACCGCCTTTGAGCCTAGGGGTGCGTGGGCCACGCGGCATCGCTCTGGCGAAGCAGCTGGGTGTCGGAGTGATTCTGGCCGAGGGTTCGACGCCGGAGTATGTCGCCGAGGTTCGCAAGATCCTCGGACCCGGTGCCCAAGTCACCGTATTCGTGTGGGCGAATTTGGACCCGGACGACGCGTTCGGTGGGACCGACGCGCTCGCCTCGACGGTGAGGGAGGCGCTTGGCAAACCGCATCTCGCCGCGCAACTGGGAAACCTCGATCGCACGGACGGCGGACCCGACACCATTCGACGCCTCACCGTCTCAGGCGATGCGCGCACGTGCAGAGCCGCCATCGACAGGCTGATCGAATGTGGGGCCAACGCCGTGGTATTGCAACCGATCCACGGGCAAGAGGAAGTGCAGATCGAGTTGTTCGGCAAGCACGTGTTGGGGCAGCGGTAG
- a CDS encoding Lrp/AsnC family transcriptional regulator encodes MTSLDRLDLEILRKLSDDARTGVVELSSALGISRNTVQSRVRRLEESGVLTGYQPRVDLAEAGLAVQAFVALEINQVGMASVVSGLARIPQVLEVHATTGREDLLVRVATATQAELQELVVHILAIPGVVHSSTTLALTTPLPYRVIPLLEEATRDAGWGRSTPKP; translated from the coding sequence ATGACCAGCTTGGACCGACTCGACCTGGAGATCCTGCGCAAGTTGTCCGACGACGCACGCACCGGAGTCGTGGAACTGTCCTCGGCACTGGGGATATCGCGGAACACCGTGCAGTCACGCGTGCGTCGGTTGGAGGAGTCCGGAGTACTGACCGGCTACCAGCCACGCGTCGATCTCGCCGAGGCCGGGCTGGCCGTGCAGGCGTTCGTCGCGCTCGAGATCAACCAGGTCGGGATGGCGTCGGTCGTGAGCGGACTGGCCCGCATTCCGCAGGTGCTCGAGGTGCACGCGACCACGGGCCGAGAGGACCTCCTGGTGCGAGTGGCCACCGCCACGCAAGCCGAACTCCAGGAATTGGTGGTGCACATCCTCGCAATACCCGGCGTGGTGCACTCGAGCACCACGCTGGCGCTGACCACCCCGTTGCCCTACCGGGTCATCCCGCTACTGGAGGAAGCCACTCGGGATGCCGGGTGGGGTCGCTCGACGCCCAAGCCGTAG